In one Roseburia intestinalis L1-82 genomic region, the following are encoded:
- a CDS encoding alpha/beta hydrolase-fold protein has product MYESENQALSTHPDFFDPIHKSAEVVMIAGDENYARVVYRDERQSVTVGKDGEVEFYLYAPNAKKVEIGCLGGFAGTGRYELEPDGQGGFVGKKKFHFGFHDYHWYVDGVRIWNPKAGVSYGCFSAMNTFEVAEKGVDFYYLKDVLHGTVSICKYTSSINRHLKECYVYTPAGYEEKVKSGVKYPVLYLFHGVGENETDWVWQGKMNFIMDNLIAEGKCREMLVVMTCGYAFKPGEDPVFYPGDFDGELVNDVIPYIDAHFSTKKGRSNRAVAGLSLGSAQAALAMAKHPQLFSAFGVFSGVSLEPLNTILNEKKYKAELAFLGCGSEEKEILTGQKYYDTCFENIGINCICRDYEGYHEWHVWKKCLADFVPELFRWEEKTDDAVSEYENLSCGMLPVGEEQLLKQTLEEQILFFDPVYKQVIFATDKDGKPAGRYVDIRPGFLHTGEQSVEISLYAPGAETVEVDVFDCGKISLKKDAKQEGYWVGEVKEVEPGFHYVAFEVNGTRVINEQAPIGYGCFQTINYLEVPEREFHFHELKNVPHGQIHMNYYKSTQTKREKLCYVYTPADYNPAGGKRYPVLYLQHGGGENEIGWLHQGKIANIADGLIAEGKMQEMIIVMNTGYAFRSDGTSHPAVGSFEEELVEDCIPYIDSRYRTISDKEHRAIAGLSMGGMQSQKIALHHLDLFSWLGIFSGGFVIADDEEDYRYLLYREEVFREKMKLLFVSCGKQDAFYEKTIANTEEVNAHGVPVTSYFIEGRHDWNFWRRSAVAFLQMVFKEK; this is encoded by the coding sequence ATGTATGAGTCAGAAAATCAGGCACTCAGCACTCATCCGGATTTTTTTGATCCGATTCATAAATCAGCAGAAGTTGTTATGATAGCAGGAGATGAAAACTATGCAAGAGTTGTATATCGGGATGAGAGGCAGAGTGTTACAGTAGGAAAAGATGGGGAAGTAGAATTTTATCTGTATGCTCCAAATGCAAAAAAAGTTGAAATTGGATGTCTTGGCGGATTTGCCGGAACCGGCCGTTATGAATTAGAGCCAGATGGGCAGGGAGGTTTTGTCGGAAAGAAGAAGTTTCACTTTGGATTTCATGATTATCACTGGTATGTAGATGGAGTGAGGATTTGGAATCCCAAAGCAGGTGTTTCTTATGGCTGCTTTTCTGCAATGAATACATTTGAGGTAGCAGAAAAGGGGGTGGATTTCTATTATCTAAAAGATGTTTTGCATGGAACAGTCAGCATATGCAAGTATACGTCCAGTATCAACAGGCATTTGAAGGAGTGTTATGTGTATACACCGGCTGGTTATGAAGAAAAAGTAAAATCAGGTGTGAAATATCCGGTATTATATCTGTTTCATGGAGTTGGAGAAAATGAAACAGACTGGGTATGGCAGGGCAAGATGAATTTTATTATGGATAATTTGATTGCAGAGGGAAAATGCAGGGAGATGTTAGTGGTAATGACCTGTGGCTATGCATTCAAACCGGGAGAAGATCCGGTATTTTATCCTGGGGATTTTGACGGAGAACTGGTAAATGATGTAATCCCATATATAGATGCACATTTTTCTACAAAAAAAGGGCGTAGCAACCGGGCAGTGGCAGGTCTTTCTCTTGGATCAGCGCAGGCGGCCCTTGCTATGGCAAAACACCCACAGTTATTTTCGGCATTTGGAGTTTTTTCGGGAGTTTCCTTAGAACCGTTAAATACGATATTGAATGAAAAAAAATATAAGGCAGAACTGGCATTCTTAGGATGTGGAAGTGAAGAAAAAGAAATTCTGACTGGACAGAAGTATTATGATACATGTTTCGAGAATATAGGAATTAATTGTATCTGCAGAGATTATGAAGGGTATCATGAGTGGCATGTCTGGAAAAAATGCCTCGCAGATTTTGTGCCGGAGTTGTTTCGATGGGAAGAGAAGACAGATGATGCTGTATCTGAGTATGAGAACCTTTCATGTGGAATGCTTCCAGTGGGAGAAGAACAGCTATTAAAACAGACTTTAGAGGAACAGATACTGTTTTTTGATCCGGTATATAAGCAGGTGATCTTCGCAACTGATAAGGATGGAAAACCGGCTGGACGATATGTGGATATTCGTCCCGGATTTTTACATACCGGTGAACAAAGTGTAGAAATATCTTTGTATGCGCCGGGAGCAGAAACGGTGGAAGTGGATGTATTTGATTGTGGAAAAATTAGTCTTAAAAAGGATGCAAAGCAGGAAGGCTATTGGGTTGGAGAAGTGAAAGAGGTAGAACCGGGGTTCCATTATGTGGCGTTTGAAGTAAATGGAACAAGGGTCATCAATGAGCAGGCTCCCATCGGCTATGGATGCTTTCAGACGATCAATTATCTGGAAGTGCCGGAACGGGAATTTCATTTCCATGAATTAAAGAATGTACCACATGGGCAGATTCATATGAATTATTACAAATCCACCCAGACGAAAAGAGAAAAACTCTGTTATGTCTATACACCGGCAGATTATAATCCGGCCGGTGGGAAAAGGTACCCGGTGCTTTATCTGCAGCATGGCGGCGGCGAAAATGAAATTGGATGGCTGCATCAGGGAAAAATCGCAAATATTGCAGATGGGTTGATTGCAGAAGGAAAAATGCAGGAGATGATCATCGTAATGAATACAGGTTATGCATTTCGATCAGATGGAACAAGCCACCCGGCAGTAGGGTCGTTTGAAGAGGAACTGGTAGAGGATTGCATTCCATATATTGATTCCCGGTATAGGACAATTTCTGACAAAGAACATAGGGCAATAGCCGGTCTTTCCATGGGAGGAATGCAATCTCAGAAAATTGCGCTTCATCATCTGGATTTATTTTCCTGGCTCGGTATTTTCAGCGGTGGATTCGTAATCGCAGATGATGAGGAAGATTACAGATATCTGTTGTATCGGGAAGAAGTTTTCAGGGAGAAAATGAAATTATTATTTGTATCATGTGGAAAACAGGATGCATTTTATGAAAAAACAATTGCAAATACAGAGGAAGTAAATGCGCATGGAGTTCCGGTGACCTCATATTTTATAGAGGGAAGGCATGATTGGAATTTCTGGCGGCGCAGTGCGGTTGCCTTTTTACAAATGGTATTTAAAGAAAAGTAG